Sequence from the Pogoniulus pusillus isolate bPogPus1 chromosome 16, bPogPus1.pri, whole genome shotgun sequence genome:
GCTGCCCTGACCAAAGCCAAGCACTGCTTTTCTGTGTTTCAGCCATGTGAAACTCAGATAAACCCTTTCTCTTTAGGGCCTCCAACGGGCAAATACTCAGGTGAAGGAGCAAAGACATCCTCTGAAGCCTTGAAAACCCTACAGAGAATGCTGGAGCAACTGGAAAGAGGCCAGGGTGGGTGCCCTTCACCCTGCCTTAGGTGTGAGCCTTGGCcgtggcaggctgcaggcacaggtcTGGCCACGCTGTGGCCTGCACAGGGGCAAGGGCTGGAtgccagcctccagcagccctgctggctttCAGGCCTTGCTGCCTGGTTGCTGACTCAAGCAGATGCCGTGTGATTGGCAccgcagcagctctgggtttcCTGGCACTggcaagggagggagggagatgggggtggcaggccctgctgcagccatggtttgtgcccctgtgcccgaaggaggggctgctcaggcagctcagctctgccccatgCTCTGCTTACGGCCAGCTGGGTTTTGTTGGCAgggacagcctgtcccaggggctgggagtgtgCCTGCGGGCACCAGCACCGGGGGCAAAGAGCACTTCCTGGCTACAACAGACCTGCTGCAAGCTTGCCAGTGGTGCCCGGCACAGACTAACCTTGTGGATGCTCCAACAGGTGTGGCCAAGGTGCGAAGTGGAAGTGCTGACAGTCCTGTGACTGCTGCTTCCTCAACTGCTCAGTCAGTCCCTGTCCCCCTGCCTGGGAAGAACCCCACAGGTATGTGCTTGGCAGCCATTAACCTTCTGTGCCCGGCTCTGAGTGcccctcagtgccactgccctctgcagaagtgcctgcagctgtgccactgcagctcttctctcctgTGCTTCTTTGTAGGCCTGCCTGTAGGCCAAAGCAACTCAGCTTCCCTGCCAGCTTCCAGCACTCACGCTCCAACACATGGCACAGGTAGGTGTTGGCTTCATCATCCTGCCTttgggagctgccagctccaagcccaAGGGTACCCAGCTGGGCACCTCAGCAGGGTGACAACGCAGACCTGCCCTCTGCTTGGCTGGGCCCCCGCTGGCTCCTGGGGTTCAGTTGTGCCCAGGCAGATGACAggagctgactgcagcctctctgggtgtttAATTTCAGTTGTGCCCCTACAAAGgacctcctcagctccactgcagcctggctggcatCATGGAGGTGAGTCTCTGCGGACCTGACAGCTAAGCACTGGGTTTCTGGGTTTCATTTGTCTTAAACTCAGCTCAATAGTTTTGGTTGAGTTCCTTCTAAGAGCAAATCACCTCAGGGAGGTAGGAAAGAAGTCCCCAGACGCCCCTGAAATCCTACTGAGAATGCTGGAGGAACTGGAGAGTGCACAGGGAGGGTgggtgccctctgctctgccttagcTGTGAGCCTCGGCcgtggcaggctgcaggcacagatCTGGCCACGCTGTGGCCTGCACAGGGGCAAGGGCTGGAtgccagcctccagcagccctgctggctttCAGGCCTTGCTGCCTGGTTGCTGACTCAAGCAGATGCCGTGTGATTGGCAccgcagcagctctgggtttcCTGGCACTggcaagggagggagggagatgggggtggcaggccctgctgcagccatggtttgtgcccctgtgcccgaaggaggggctgctcaggcagctcagctctgccccatgCTCTGCTTACGGCCAGCTGGGTTTTGTTGGCAgggacagcctgtcccaggggctgggagtgtgCCTGCGGGCACCAGCACCGGGGGCAAAGAGCACTTCCTGGCTACAACAGACCTGCTGCAAGCTTGCCAGTGGTGCCCGGCACAGACTAACCTTGTGGATGCTCCAACAGGTGTGGCCAAGGTGCGAAGTGGAAGTGCTGACAGTCCTGTGACTGCTGCTTCCTCAACTGCTCAGTCAGTCCCTGTCCCCCTGCCTGGGAAGAACCCCACAGGTAAGTGCTTGGCAGCCATTAACCTTCTGTGCCCGGCTCTGAGTGcccctcagtgccactgccctctgcagaagtgcctgcagctgtgccactgcagctcttctctcctgTGCTTCTTTGCAGGCCTGCCTGTAGGCCAAAGCAACTCAGCTTCCCTGCCGGCTTCCAGCACTCACGCTCCAACACATGGCACAGGTAGGTGTTGGCTTCATCATCCTGCCTttgggagctgccagctccaagcccaAGGGTACCCAGCTGGGCACCTCAGCAGGGTGACAACGCAGACCTGCCCTCTGCTTGGCTGGGCCCCCGCTGGCTCCTGGGGTTCAGTTGTGCCCAGGCAGATGACAggagctgactgcagcctctctgggtgtttAATTTCAGTTGTGCCCCTACAAAGgacctcctcagctccactgcagcctggctggcatCATGGAGGTGAGTCTCTGCGGACCTGACAGCTAAGCACTGGGTTTCTGGGTTTCATTTGTCTTAAACTCAGCTCAATAGTTTTGGTTGAGTTCCTTCTAAGAGCAAATCACCTCAGGGAGGTAGGAAAGAAGTCCCCAGACGCCCCTGAAATCCTACTGAGAATGCTGGAGGAACTGGAGAGTGGACAGGGAGGGTGGGTGCCCTTCACCCTGCCTTAGCTGTGAGCCTCGGCcgtggcaggctgcaggcacaggtcTGGCCACGCTGTGGCCTGCACAGGGGCAAGGGCTGGAtgccagcctccagcagccctgctggctttCAGGCCTTGCTGCCTGGTTGCTGACTCAAGCAGATGCCGTGTGATTGGCAccgcagcagctctgggtttcCTGGCACTggcaagggagggagggagatgggggtggcaggccctgctgcagccatggtttgtgcccctgtgcccgaaggaggggctgctcaggcagctcagctctgccccatgCTCTGCTTACGGCCAGCTGGGTTTTGTTGGCAgggacagcctgtcccaggggctgggagtgtgCCTGCGGGCACCAGCACCGGGGGCAAAGAGCACTTCCTGGCTACAACAGACCTGCTGCAAGCTTGCCAGTGGTGCCCGGCACAGACTAACCTTGTGGATGCTCCAACAGGTGTGGCCAAGGTGCGAAGTGGAAGTGCTGACAGTCCTGTGACTGCTGCTTCCTCAACTGCTCAGTCAGTCCCTGTCCCCCTGCCTGGGAAGAACCCCACAGGTAAGTGCTTGGCAGCCATTAACCTTCTGTGCCCGGCTCTGAGTGcccctcagtgccactgccctctgcagaagtgcctgcagctgtgccactgcagctcttctctcctgTGCTTCTTTGCAGGCCTGCCTGTAGGCCAAAGCAACTCAGCTTCCCTGCCAGCTTCCAGCACTCACGCTCCAACACATGGCACAGGTAGGTATTGGCTTCATCATCCTGCCTttgggagctgccagctccaagcccaAGGGTACCCAGCTGGGCACCTCAGCAGGGTGACAACGCAGACCTGCCCTCTGCTTGGCTGGGCCCCCGCTGGCTCCTGGGGTTCAGTTGTGCCCAGGCAGATGACAggagctgactgcagcctctctgggtgtttAATTTCAGTTGTGCCCCTACAAAGgacctcctcagctccactgcagcctggctggcatCATGGAGGTGAGTCTCTGCGGACCTGACAGCTAAGCACTGGGTTTCTGGGTTTCATTTGTCTTAAACTCAGCTCAATAGTTTTGGTTGAGTTCCTTCTAAGAGCAAATCACCTCAGGGAGGTAGGAAAGAAGTCCCCAGACGCCCCTGAAATCCTACTGAGAATGCTGGAGGAACTGGAGAGTGCACAGGGAGGGTgggtgccctctgctctgccttagcTGTGAGCCTCTCAGAGGGTGGCAGTGTGTCTTTAGCACTGGCACGGGGGACAAGAGGACATCCTGGCAGAGAAAatgtgctgccagcttggcagTGCTACACAGGATGGACTAACACTCCCATTGCTCCTCTAGATGTGGGCAAGGACATCCGTGAGAACACTGACACTCGTTGGCAAGAGCTCTTCAACATCAAGTTGCAGATTGTGCAGTACCTGAAAGCAGTCTTTGTAGTCTGTGTAGTAGCAGCCACCTTTTTCCTGATACTTGTAttggtgctgtgctgcacagcagcctgctacTGCCTGAAGAAAGCCATGGGGTGAGTCGTGACTTTTATGCCCCCCACTGcttccctccagggctgctcaaAGCCACGAAGCATTTCTAGTCAGAGTGCTGTGGAGCAGTCACTTGGTGATTGGGCAGaacctgccagctgcagatgaggacttgagcagcCTCCTCTCTCTACAGGAAACGCTCTGCAGATCCAGGACACAAGCTGGAAACAGGCAGCTTCCTTTCCAGTCTGAAGAACAAGAGGagctcccctgacacagctcaaATCTCAGCCAAAGAGCAGATGCCAGAGCAGCCATTGAAGACAGCACAAGTGGAGCATCCACCCAGCCCACTGGAGacagtggcagaggagcagccacgCAGATCACAGGAGCCAGTGCCACAAAGGCATCCATCCAGCACACTGGagacagtggcagaggagaatCCATGGAGATTACGGGAGCCAGTGCCACAAAGGCGTCCACCCAGCTCACTGGagacagtggcagaggagaatCCATGGAGATTACGGGAGCCAGTGCCACAAAGGCGTCCACCCAGCACACTGGAGacagtggcagaggagcagccacgCAGATCACGGGAGCCAGTGCCACAAAGGCGTCCATCCAGCACACTGGAGCCACCTCCAGAGGAGTATCCACGCAGATCATGGGACTCAGTGCCACAGAGGCACCCACCCAGACCTCAGCACTCCATGTCAGCCAGATCCACGGTGGGGCCACCGAGCTCCCCGAGCAAGACCTTTCAGCAGCCCAGTCAGCAATGGAGCCATTCGGCATCCTCCCACCGCACCAGTCAGCACAGCAACCGAGACTAAGGCTCCTCCTGTTTGTGCTGTGAAGAAATCAAAGTGGGTTTGTGACATGGCTTGGTGAGGGCTGCAAGGAAGATTGGTCCAGTCTAAAGGTTTCTTCACAATGGAGACAGAGGAGCCCTGTGAAACGGCATTTGAATGGAGAGTGCAGGGGACTGATCCCCGTGGGGAGCATCCACCCAGGACACCGAAGACAGTAGCTGTTGTGTTTGTGtactaccttttaccttgtgtatttctgtctgtagctgtatagattgcaaatacctgcttgtatgttgtgctaagctgtcactataaagcttcattccttaattcccagctcggctgagtctagtctgggtgattgtcTTAagtggggggtgtggggtgtgggggggcaggtaactcccaaaccatcacaggaacaCACTGAATAGTGCCAGTTTCAAGCATTACCCAGTAtctgtgaccaggaccctcagcagatactacccctttgataggtttgccCCCCCAGAAGCAGGAGCAAGCCACACACTTttccccagtagattccttttgCAGcccacaggaactccatctccctcaactacaggcaacagggcagagtgagcaggaccagctcatTCCCCGCTTGAAATCCAACACTGCCGTTGTCAGATTTGATTTCTGCTCCCAAGGCTTCCAAAAGGTCCCTTCCCCATAGTGCCTTAGGTGCTTTGGGGCATATACACGAATTGATGTGTGCCCCAAGACTGCCCCAATTTATACTTAAGAGGCCTTTTGGCCTGTAGTCCCTGCCACAGAAACACTGCTTTCATCAAGAGGCAC
This genomic interval carries:
- the LOC135182221 gene encoding mucin-5AC-like; the encoded protein is MGVAGPAAAMGQPVPGAGSVPAGTSTGGKEHFLATTDLLQACQWCPAQTNLVDAPTGVAKVRSGSADSPVTAASSTAQSVPVPLPGKNPTGLPVGQSNSASLPASSTHAPTHGTVVPLQRTSSAPLQPGWHHGGVAKVRSGSADSPVTAASSTAQSVPVPLPGKNPTGLPVGQSNSASLPASSTHAPTHGTVVPLQRTSSAPLQPGWHHGDVGKDIRENTDTRWQELFNIKLQIVQYLKAVFVVCVVAATFFLILVLVLCCTAACYCLKKAMG